The proteins below come from a single Myripristis murdjan chromosome 10, fMyrMur1.1, whole genome shotgun sequence genomic window:
- the map1lc3cl gene encoding microtubule-associated proteins 1A/1B light chain 3C — translation MAPYEKSMEMMPFKQRKCLETRKHEVCSIRSKFPNKLPVIVERYIREKTLPLLDKTKFLVPFELTLGQFLCLLRNKIDLESSQALFLLVSEKSMSCMSASMGEVYSQYRDPDGFLYITYASQEIFGAHPAATPPC, via the exons ATGGCTCCCTACGAGAAATCTATGGAGATGATGCCCTTCAAGCAAAGGAAATGCCTAG aaacaagaaaacatgaagtgTGCAGTATTCGGTCTAAATTCCCAAACAAGTTGCCT GTGATTGTGGAAAGGTACATTCGCGAAAAGACCCTTCCCCTGTTGGACAAAACAAAGTTCCTGGTGCCATTTGAGCTTACCttgggccagttcctctgcctGCTCAG gaaTAAGATCGATCTGGAGTCGAGCCAGGCACTGTTCCTCCTGGTCTCGGAGAAGAGCATGTCCTGCATGTCCGCCAGCATGGGGGAGGTCTATTCCCAGTACAGAGACCCCGATGGCTTCCTCTACATCACCTATGCCTCACAGGAAATATTTGGGGCTCACCCAGCAGCCACGCCGCCCTGCTGA
- the LOC115367026 gene encoding mucin-5AC, whose product MAGRRGCVNSLWSGTERVRIGERLKATLAGVLELELLRCKHLEMVDAALEDRPTAASAAAAAAAAAAAVDPRAEGSGSPESAASDADEGSATSRRQQDPSPSDIMVAPPQSSPVDCSANSGDGPVHSTAGGGGNSRWSTLSWDAPSDLLSPPTPDPSGTVHLDSDSRPSSGFYSVSGSSLSDSCYSVSSDAAQGGSGPLARPLRLWEQGLLPGDNSDTQWLEGTVQHQPPVQNSQEDTEVTEKRAVSVPSDLEMTGLSFLTDLCSGLGDLQPSSLLFLLDPTSSSSTPSLHLRPQLDPRYCTDLVSRRTKEVYPYPSPLHAVALQSPLFTSHSQEPSAIPSPEGPQSSEPQESTTDPSLTLKTHQPPVLASLTQLEQYISRLARQYRRRVASSTSDLTPAATPGSVSYRSLCTPGKSHGSTQSLSAFESRSTPSTLPGDSVTPCKSLLGNSARVSLSSIGKRASRNSINLGNLPSATGEDLNISLHLNLNLNLAPGLNASLGLVDSAKNSEAKKSDSAAAPTASATFLSSSTPTPALRARPRISTCPSTLSHRSSLEVTSGHGTSSGSGPPAFCRSLDWSSSAPPGAALSVLGANSGSAPGSQRSSLIQEPSSSPKLSEDSPMVGEISRLSGLSRAVVVGLMEQGVELDVDCFQADAADEARGQNQSRLTTQAEQSHDYSRVQLHTASMETDLNPQRPIQLSLSVTHSPQSQSSLTPPLSHSPLSHSSSPIHPYQAIHTPSPHYSSHCHYQQTPSPSDPPSSTSSSPASRPNPRGRSPPRPLQPSPLSATPLSVFRRDAPSQCSLPRINARGPPMDHGSIRPRGGSLRQSGGGGTVGGSGGGWKRVEGEGLYRGKHASRELIRASTVSGFAKRENYSSVWGEEEEREQTVSQMPRKTSNKVWRGLEGRFWGKESEIEREEMDRAEYGYGWRRNSSGSWRKEHQRVKAVSSSKDKKPKVESSPSLSRKRWKDDREKRSSSLRLSRRALFRSESQGLLVPRTQREEPTRRAHWVSSLDVGRGGLELDKEEGVRPLRGKKEDKRLSSTASLFNLSRSQSLEGSCHSLSPLSSPSFSPSPPPRVPLQRSRSLRDLGRRVFGSMRSLSLKRKTSRK is encoded by the exons ATGGCTGGCCGCCGCGGCTGCGTGAACTCGCTCTGGTCCGGTACCGAGCGCGTCCGGATCGGAGAGCGCCTGAAAGCGACGCTGGCCGGggtgctggagctggagctgctcaGGTGCAAACACCTGGAGATGGTGGACGCCGCTCTGGAGGACAGACCCACCGCAGCGAGCGCCGctgccgcagcagcagcagcagccgccgcCGTGGATCCGCGGGCGGAGGGCAGCGGAAGCCCGGAGAGCGCTGCCTCGGATGCCGACGAGGGCTCTGCGACATCCCGCAGGCAACAG gaCCCCTCTCCATCAGATATAATGGTAGCACCCCCTCAGAGCAGCCCAGTGGACTGTAGTGCTAACTCTGGGGACGGGCCAGTTCATTCCACAGCTGGTGGGGGTGGTAACTCACGCTGGTCCACTTTGTCCTGGGATGCACCCTCCGACCTGCTGTCTCCCCCAACTCCAGACCCCAGCGGCACGGTCCACCTGGACAGTGACTCCAGACCCAGCTCAG GTTTCTATTCAGTGAGTGGGAGCTCCCTGTCAGACTCCTGCTACTCTGTGTCCAGTGATGCTGCTCAGGGAGGCTCGGGGCCACTAGCCAGACCCCTCAGACTGTGGGAGCAGGGCCTTCTGCCTGGTGACAATAGTGACACCCAGTGGCTGGAAGGCACAGTGCAGCATCAGCCTCCAGTGCAGAACAGCCAGGAAGACACAGAGGTGACGGAGAAGAGAGCAGTTTCAG TCCCAAGTGACCTTGAAATGACTGGCCTGAGCTTTCTGACTGATCTCTGCTCAGGCCTTGGTGACCTTCAGccttcttccctcctcttccttcttgaCCCAACCTCATCTTCCTcaaccccctccctccatctaaGGCCCCAGCTGGACCCCCGCTACTGTACAGATCTGGTGTCTCGTCGGACCAAAGAGGTATACCCCTATCCCAGCCCACTGCATGCAGTGGCCCTCCAAAGCCCCCTCTTCACGTCCCACAGCCAGGAGCCATCAGCCATCCCCAGCCCTGAAGGACCCCAATCCAGTGAACCACAAGAATCCACCACTGACCCCAGTCTTACCCTCAAGACTCACCAGCCGCCTGTCCTGGCCTCCCTGACCCAGCTGGAGCAGTATATCTCACGACTGGCTCGCCAATACCGTCGTCGGGtggcctcctccacctctgacCTCACTCCAGCTGCCACCCCTGGCTCAGTCAGCTACAGAAGCCTTTGCACCCCTGGCAAAAGTCATGGCTCCACCCAGTCCCTTTCTGCCTTTGAGAGCCGCAGTACACCCTCCACCCTGCCAGGGGACAGTGTCACACCCTGTAAGTCCTTGCTGGGGAACTCAGCCAGAGTCAGCCTCAGCAGTATTGGGAAAAGAGCCAGCAGGAACTCCATCAACCTTGGCAACCTTCCTTCAGCAACTGGAGAAGACTTGAATATAAGTCTGCATCTTAACCTCAACCTTAACCTGGCTCCTGGTTTAAATGCTAGTCTGGGTTTGGTAGATAGCGCCAAAAACAGTGAAGCCAAGAAGAGTGACTCTGCTGCAGCCCCTACTGCCTCTGCCACATTTCTGTCCTCCTCTACACCAACCCCAGCACTTAGAGCTCGGCCTCGCATTTCTACCTGTCCCTCCACCCTGAGCCACCGCAGTTCTCTAGAGGTAACATCGGGGCATGGAACCAGTTCTGGATCTGGACCACCAGCCTTCTGTCGCTCCCTGGACTGGAGCAGCAGTGCTCCACCTGGGGCTGCATTATCCGTGTTGGGTGCAAATTCTGGATCAGCTCCTGGGTCTCAGCGTAGTAGCTTGATCCAAGAACCAAGCTCCAGTCCCAAGCTGAGTGAAGACTCACCCATGGTGGGGGAGATCTCTCGCCTTTCTGGCCTGTCTAGAGCTGTGGTGGTAGGACTAATGGAACAGGGTGTGGAGCTGGACGTTGACTGCTTCCAGGCAGATGCTGCAGATGAGGCAAGGGGTCAAAATCAAAGTCGCTTGACGACCCAGGCAGAGCAGTCGCATGACTACTCTAGAGTGCAGTTACATACTGCATCCATGGAGACGGACCTGAACCCACAGAGACCAATACAACTGTCTCTCAGTGTCACCCATTCTCCACAGTCTCAATCTAGTCTCACCCCCCCTCTCTCGCACTCTCCCCTGTCGCACTCGAGCAGCCCAATTCACCCTTACCAGGCCATTCATACCCCCTCCCCACACTATTCCTCACACTGCCATTATCAGCAGACCCCTTCCCCATCTGATCCTCCCTCCTCCacgtcctcctctcctgcttctCGTCCCAACCCCAGGGGCCGCTCCCCTCCCCGCCCTCTTCAGCCCTCCCCACTGAGCgccacccctctctctgttttccgaCGGGATGCACCCTCCCAATGTTCACTGCCCCGTATCAATGCCAGGGGCCCTCCAATGGATCATGGCAGCATCCGGCCAAGGGGGGGATCACTTCGGCAGAGTGGGGGAGGAGGAACTGTGGGTGGCAGTGGTGGTGGATGGAAGAGGGTAGAGGGGGAGGGGCTCTACAGAGGGAAGCATGCGTCCCGTGAGTTGATTAGGGCATCAACGGTGAGTGGCTTTGCCAAGAGAGAGAACTACAGTTCTGTTtggggtgaggaagaggagagagagcaaacagtGTCACAGATGCCCAGGAAGACCTCCAACAAAGTCTGGAGGGGCTTGGAGGGACGCTTCTGGGGAAAAGAGTCGGAAATTGAAAGGGAGGAAATGGACAGAGCTGAGTATGGCTATGGATGGAGGAGGAACAGCAGTGGGAGCTGGAGGAAAGAGCACCAAAGGGTAAAGGCCGTCTCCAGCAGTAAAGACAAGAAACCAAAAGTCGAGAGCTCCCCCAGCTTGTCCAGGAAGAGGTGGAAGGATGACAGGGAGAAGCGCAGCTCCAGCCTCAGGCTGTCCAGAAGGGCTCTGTTCCGGAGCGAGTCCCAGGGCTTGTTGGTGCCTCGTACACAGAGGGAGGAGCCCACCAGGCGGGCACACTGGGTCTCATCCCTGGATGTGGGCCGAGGTGGCTTGGAGCTTGACAAGGAGGAAGGAGTCAGACCGTTacgaggaaaaaaagaggacaaacGCCTCTCTTCTACCGCCAGTCTTTTCAACCTCTCTCGTTCTCAGAGCCTGGAAGGCAGCTGCCActccctctcacctctctcctccccctccttctctccatcgcCTCCTCCACGGGTGCCCCTCCAGCGCTCTCGTTCTCTGAGGGACTTGGGCAGGAGAGTGTTTGGCTCAATGAGATCTCTGAGTCTCAAACGGAAAACATCCAGGAAGTGA
- the ttc9c gene encoding tetratricopeptide repeat protein 9C codes for MAAAGGEDSPERLGAAAAAEANLSGLAEPQPSSAKLDAQLHEATRLKMEGNAFYREKNIRSAIGRYHRTLLILRGLDSEVTTAVKGFRPETPALTPAQEELLRNTQVDCYNNLAACLLQRESVDYSRVQEYSLRVLQWRPSDVKALYRAGVATLELGDAQTAKQYLTQACRGQPNDANVRKHLQRAEEKLNKELQKEKAMYRGMFSSSLSSSAGDGINQTNGASGGV; via the exons ATggcggctgcaggaggagaggacagtcCGGAGAGGCTCggggcagcagctgcagcagaagcGAACTTGTCTGGCCTGGCAGAGCCCCAGCCTTCCTCTGCCAAACTGGACGCACAGCTACATGAGGCAACGCGTCTGAAAATGGAAGGGAACGCTTTCTACCGGGAGAAGAACATCCGGTCAGCCATTGGGCGTTACCACCGCACTCTGCTCATCCTGCGGGGCCTGGACTCTGAGGTGACGACGGCAGTGAAAGGGTTCAGACCCGAGACGCCTGCTCTCACACCTGCACAGGAGGAGCTGCTCAGAAACACACAAGTGGACTGCTACAACAACCTGGCTG cctgtttgctgcagagagagagtgtcgaCTATTCTCGTGTGCAGGAGTACAGCCTGCGGGTGCTGCAGTGGCGACCGAGCGATGTCAAAGCTCTCTACAGGGCAGGAGTGGCCACTCTGGAGCTGGGAGATGCACAGACTGCCAAGCAGTATCTCACccaggcctgcagggggcagcctAATG ATGCCAACGTTAGGAAGCACCTGCAGAGGGCTGAGGAGAAGCTGAATAAGGAGTTACAGAAAGAGAAGGCCATGTACCGAGGCATGTTTTCCTCCAGTCTGAGCAGCAGCGCAGGAGATGGGATTAACCAGACCAACGGTGCCAGTGGGGGGGTTTAG